GCGGCATGATGACGACGTCGACCCGCCGGTTTCGCTGCCGGTTGGCCGGCGAGGTGTTGGGCACCAGCGGATGGAACTCGCCGTACCCGGCGGCCGAGAACCGGCGGGCCTCGAGGCCGTGATACTCGACGAAGTAGCGCACCACGGTCGTGGCACGGGCCGTAGAGAGCTCCCAGTTGGAGGGGAAGCGCTCGTTGCGGATGGGCAGGTCGTCGGTGTGCCCCTCGACCCGCACATCGTTGGGCAGGTCGGCCAGCACAGCGGCCAGCGCGTCCAGCACCCGCCGCGACTCGGGCCGCAGCTCTGCCTTGCCCAGGTCGAACAGCACCCGGTCGGCCAGCCGCACCACCAACCCCCGCTCCTCGGGCACCAGCTGCACGTCGGCGGAGAGCCCCTCGGCCTCGAGCCTCGCTGTCAGGCGGCGCAGGGCGTGGTCCAGCTGCTCGTCGGTCTGCGAGCCCACCGGCACCGGCGAGATGGCGATGGGCGGGTTGCCGACCATGGCCTCCCGCTGGAAGCTGCGCCCCATGTCGAGGATCCCGACCGACGCCCGAAAGGCCGACATCAGCGCCTGGAAGCGCTGGACGTCGACCGCCGAGATGGAGAAGAGGATGACGAAGAAGGCTAGCAGCTGGGTCACCAGGTCGGAGTAGGTGACCATCCACGGCGGGGCTGCCGTGTTGACGCCCGTGCTGCGGCGGCGCCGTCGTGTGACGGGGTTATCGGCTCCGGGCACCGGTCGTCACCACCTCTCCGGCCGGCCTCGCGGGGGCGGGCCGCGCGGCCGCCTCGCGCGCCCGCCGGTCGGCCGGAGGCAGGAACGAGCGCAGCTTCTCCTCGACGATGCGGGGGTTCTCGCCAGCCTGGATGGAGAGGACGCCCTCGATCATGATCTGGCGCACCATGGTCTCCTGCTCGTTCTTGACCCGGAGCTTGCCCGCGATGGGGTTGAAGACCAGGTAGGCCAACAGCGCCCCGTACAGCGTCGTCAGGAGGGCGAGGGCGAGGGCCGGTCCCACCGTCGAGGGGTCGTCCAGAC
This genomic interval from Limnochorda sp. LNt contains the following:
- a CDS encoding OmpA family protein, which codes for MPGADNPVTRRRRRSTGVNTAAPPWMVTYSDLVTQLLAFFVILFSISAVDVQRFQALMSAFRASVGILDMGRSFQREAMVGNPPIAISPVPVGSQTDEQLDHALRRLTARLEAEGLSADVQLVPEERGLVVRLADRVLFDLGKAELRPESRRVLDALAAVLADLPNDVRVEGHTDDLPIRNERFPSNWELSTARATTVVRYFVEYHGLEARRFSAAGYGEFHPLVPNTSPANRQRNRRVDVVIMPLSSNGVEQGP